Genomic window (Fibrobacter sp. UWB2):
CCAGGATCAAACTCTTCATTGATTTTTAAAATAGTCTGTCCTGTTTTTCGTAAATTTGACTTCCAAGAAATTTTCTTGGGCCGTCACTAAGCACATCTCCGATTCCTTCAATCTTCCCGAAAGTCTCGCGGGCTTTCGCTTTTTCCTTCGTTCTCGGCTTTCGTTTCTTCGTTTCGGCCTCGTCTCTCAGGAACGGCGCCAATTATAGAATTTTACGATGACTTTGCAAGGGGTAAAAGTGAAAAAATTTCACTTTTTTTCACTTTTTTCGGAAAAAACGGGATGTGCGCCGCGGCACGACAGATTATTCACATTCTGTAAACAGAAATCTTCGGGGCGCCACGGCCAGGGGATGGCGGACGGGGCCCGCCATGACGTTTTGCGTCAAAGCACCTGGCAATTTTCCAAAACACTACGGCGTTCCACAAAAAAACTCCTCGCGAAGTGCGAGGAGTCTCAAATCTATTCGATTACTTTATTTAACATCGCAGCCGGCGCTCGGATTTTGCCAGCCGTTTTCCGGAGGAGCCTCGCCCGCCTTCCAGCAATGGAGCGTGTCGAGTACATCGCCTTCCTTGAAAGTGGACCAGTCCGTCACCTTCTTGATATTGGTTGTCGTAGTGGTGTTGAATCGGCTCATGTAATGATCGATCAAGTACTGCGGACATTCCACTTCTTCGATGTAGTAGGTCGGATTGTCTGCAGCCTTGTACCAGTCGGCAAACCAGTGGCAACCGCGCAACAGGTTCGGAAGGCCGGCGTCGCCGAAGGCCGCGTCGCACATACCCTTGATACAAGTCTGGTATTCAACGAGAGTAGCGTCGTAGCCGAGCTGATTCTGGCATTCAGTCAAGAATCCGCCAAAGCCTGCACCCCAGTTAAAGTCGCTGCCTTTTTTCACCTGAGTTGTAAGAGCGTCAAAGGCGCCCACGCCACCACCCGGCACCATCAAGTCGAACTGACCCGCCGGAAGATTAGGATTGCCGCCAGCCACATCCATACCGATGTTAGAGGCCATCACGATCATGTGCTTGCCCTTGAGAGCCTTGTGGGTTTCCCTTGGCGGGTTGTTTTCCATCTCGTTCGCGAAGTGGCCATCGTACTGCAAGTGATAGCACTTGCCGCACTTGCTATCGGCAGTGCCCGCAACGTATGCATAAGAAAGTGTATCGTTCACGGCAATCGGCGCCATGTCCGTGCAGGTGAACACGCCCTTTTCCTTTTCGTCGCCGCAAGCGCTTCGGGTTCCGTTGTAACCGAACCAGGCCTTCGATACGTCTCCCAAGGTAAAAGTAGGGACTTCGACATCGTGAATGTTGCAGTTACGTGCAGTACCATAGTCGGCAATGTAGGCCTCATCGGAAGACGTGTCTGCACGAGTCACATCGTTAGCGCTTTCCCTAAGCCAGGAGCAGTGCGGCTTGCAAGCATCCCAGTAACGCGTATTCCAGCCACGCTTTGCCGTAGCGCTAATGTCCTTGGTGTACTCCGCCGGAGGTGCACCGTAAGATTCAAGAGTCGGGAAACCACTTGCATCGAGTTCCGGTTCCTTGCTACTAGAACTTTCTGCAGCAGATGAAACCGGATTTGCGCTAGATGTCGGATTGACAGAAGAGCTCGACTGAGACGGCACTCCATTGCTTGAACTGGTCGCCGAATTAGGCGGAACAACCACAGAAGAGCTTAATCCCAAATTGCTATTTCCATCTACACTAGAGCAGCTTTCAACAAACCAATCAGCACTCGATGAAGAAGCCGCAACAGACGGAGTAAGCGGAGATGGAGAATCGTCAGAGCAGGCATTAAACATTGCACAAGTGCCCGCAGCCAATAAAGAACTCAATAAAACCTTTTTCATAACCTTCCTTTTAATACCTCGTTTAAAACTAGATTTAATCATTCCCAAAAGGCACAAAAAAAGGTTTTTAAAAGCGTTTTTGCGAATAGTCCATAAAAAAACGTCCCGGAAATAGCACTTCCGAGGCGTTTTCAATTGCAATTAGGCGTTTCGCGCGCGTTTTGGCGATCGTTTAGATCTTCTTCACCACGAACATGTGGCCTGGAGCCTTTGCAGGGTCAAGTTTCACATAGTTCTTGTTACCACGCCATACATAGCTTTCGCCAGTCACAATGTCCTTCAAGAAGAAGAACGAATCGTTCTGGAGGCCAAGCTTAGCCATGTCGAGTTCAACAATACCTTCTTGCACGTGGTCCATGTCCATATTGCACACGCAGAGAATCACGTCATCGCCAGACTTCTTGGAGTAAACCATAAGCTGGTCGTTCTGAGCGTAATGGAAATCGAGGTTATCGTATTCCTGCAAGGCGACATGTTCCTGACGGGCAACATTCAGACGACGAACAAAGTCTTGAATGCCCGGACCAGACCAGTTGTGTACTTTGTACTGATACTTTTCGCTATCGGCGAGTTCTTCCTTGATCGGGCTCGGGATGTTTTCGCAGAGTTCGTATCCGTTGTACATACCCGTGAGGCTCGAAAGCGTCGCGGCCAAGAAGTAGCGCTGCTTAAAGGCGTTTGCACCTTTGTATGCAAGATACTTCGGGAAGATATCCGGAGTTGTCGGGAAGAAGATACCACGCATGTATTCCTTAGCGTCGGACTGCGTGAGTTCCTTCAAGTACTGTTCGAATTCCCACTTTGCAGAGCGCCATGCGAAATACGTATAGCTCATGTCAAAGCCAGACTTTGCAAGGCGATGCATCATCTTCGGGCGTGTGAAAGCTTCGGCGAGGAACACGAGTTCCGGGCGCTTTTCCTTCACGTCGGCGATGAGCCATTCCCAGAACGGGAACGGCTTGGTGTGCGGGTTATCGATACGGAAAATTTCAACACCCTTGTCGGCCCAGAACAAAATAATGTTCTCGATTTCTTGCCACAGAGCCTTGTAGTTCTTGTTGTAGTAGTCGAACGGATAAATGTCTTCGTACTTCTTGGGCGGGTTTTCGGCGAACTTGATGCTGCCATCCGGTTCGTGGTAGAACCATTCCGGGTGAGACTTCACATACGGATGGTCCGGGCTGCAGTTGAGCGCGATATCGAGCGCAAGGCGGAGTCCCTTGGCGCGAGCGGCTTTTGCAAAATGTTCGAAGTCCTTCATGGTCCCAAGTTCCGGGTCCACATCGTAATGACCACCGTTCTTGTTACCGACAGCGTACGGGCATCCCGGTTCAAGCGGATTGCCCTTCTTGTCGACCTTGGCGTGGAGCGCGTTGTTTGCGCCCTTGCGGTTCGTGACACCAATCGGGTGGATCGGAACAAGGTAAACCGTATCGAAGCCAAGCCCTGCAATGTAGTCGAGCTGCTTTTCGCAATCCTTCCACGTTGCGCTCTTGTTCGGGTCCGTGCCCTGGCTCTTCGGCCACATTTCGTACCACGTACCCACGCGGCTGTAGACCGGGTCCACACGGAGCTTCATCACCGGACTTTCAGT
Coding sequences:
- a CDS encoding alpha-1,4-glucan--maltose-1-phosphate maltosyltransferase, whose protein sequence is MATIPTLKENLVIENIRPSIEGGRFMLKREPGDTVTLQADIFRHSHEKYDAAIFYRHVSKKKWEQAPMHFVDNDLWEGSFTVGNIGYYEYKICAWTKEPKDVPTESPVMKLRVDPVYSRVGTWYEMWPKSQGTDPNKSATWKDCEKQLDYIAGLGFDTVYLVPIHPIGVTNRKGANNALHAKVDKKGNPLEPGCPYAVGNKNGGHYDVDPELGTMKDFEHFAKAARAKGLRLALDIALNCSPDHPYVKSHPEWFYHEPDGSIKFAENPPKKYEDIYPFDYYNKNYKALWQEIENIILFWADKGVEIFRIDNPHTKPFPFWEWLIADVKEKRPELVFLAEAFTRPKMMHRLAKSGFDMSYTYFAWRSAKWEFEQYLKELTQSDAKEYMRGIFFPTTPDIFPKYLAYKGANAFKQRYFLAATLSSLTGMYNGYELCENIPSPIKEELADSEKYQYKVHNWSGPGIQDFVRRLNVARQEHVALQEYDNLDFHYAQNDQLMVYSKKSGDDVILCVCNMDMDHVQEGIVELDMAKLGLQNDSFFFLKDIVTGESYVWRGNKNYVKLDPAKAPGHMFVVKKI
- a CDS encoding glycosyl hydrolase family 5, producing the protein MKKVLLSSLLAAGTCAMFNACSDDSPSPLTPSVAASSSSADWFVESCSSVDGNSNLGLSSSVVVPPNSATSSSNGVPSQSSSSVNPTSSANPVSSAAESSSSKEPELDASGFPTLESYGAPPAEYTKDISATAKRGWNTRYWDACKPHCSWLRESANDVTRADTSSDEAYIADYGTARNCNIHDVEVPTFTLGDVSKAWFGYNGTRSACGDEKEKGVFTCTDMAPIAVNDTLSYAYVAGTADSKCGKCYHLQYDGHFANEMENNPPRETHKALKGKHMIVMASNIGMDVAGGNPNLPAGQFDLMVPGGGVGAFDALTTQVKKGSDFNWGAGFGGFLTECQNQLGYDATLVEYQTCIKGMCDAAFGDAGLPNLLRGCHWFADWYKAADNPTYYIEEVECPQYLIDHYMSRFNTTTTTNIKKVTDWSTFKEGDVLDTLHCWKAGEAPPENGWQNPSAGCDVK